One Candidatus Melainabacteria bacterium DNA segment encodes these proteins:
- a CDS encoding WYL domain-containing protein, which translates to MFEVQPRTVYDDIRELKERCGLDIEFDRFKNGYYNKNPKKQLPTFELSDGELFAITLGNEMLSEYTGTSFEPILSSALEKIYERMPDRSEVDLGELRSMVNFNAGSVIKIKRRTFFDFNSACEKNLVMTLEYFTASRGEVTKREIEPYRLLESRGTWYVVAHCRMRNALRLFALHRMRDYFIKDEKFTPIDDGKIQEWIDSAFFLEHTEKESNIKIKFDPDASRYIRERKWHPSQELIEHQDGSCTLSFTAPSLDEIKRWVMSYGAQAEVLEPEELKLLMRVEFEAALQIYKKDGSY; encoded by the coding sequence ATGTTCGAAGTCCAGCCAAGAACAGTCTACGACGATATTCGAGAGTTGAAAGAGCGCTGCGGGCTGGACATCGAATTCGATAGATTCAAAAACGGCTACTACAATAAAAATCCGAAAAAGCAGCTACCGACATTCGAGCTTTCTGACGGCGAGCTGTTTGCCATCACACTCGGGAATGAAATGCTGTCAGAGTACACAGGTACATCGTTCGAGCCAATCTTGAGTAGCGCGCTCGAGAAGATCTACGAGCGCATGCCAGACCGCTCTGAAGTTGACTTGGGCGAACTACGGAGCATGGTGAATTTCAACGCCGGCTCTGTGATCAAAATCAAGCGAAGAACGTTTTTCGATTTCAACAGCGCCTGCGAAAAGAATTTAGTGATGACGCTGGAATATTTCACAGCCAGCCGAGGTGAAGTAACAAAGCGCGAGATTGAGCCGTACAGGCTACTAGAAAGCAGAGGTACCTGGTACGTGGTGGCGCATTGCCGCATGCGCAATGCACTAAGACTCTTCGCACTGCATAGGATGCGCGATTACTTTATTAAGGACGAAAAATTTACACCGATAGATGACGGGAAAATTCAAGAGTGGATTGATTCTGCGTTTTTCCTGGAGCACACGGAAAAAGAAAGCAACATCAAGATCAAGTTTGACCCTGACGCCAGTCGATACATTCGAGAGCGGAAGTGGCATCCATCGCAAGAATTGATTGAGCATCAAGACGGCAGCTGCACTCTATCTTTTACGGCACCCAGCCTTGACGAAATCAAAAGGTGGGTCATGTCTTATGGCGCTCAAGCTGAAGTCCTGGAGCCGGAAGAACTCAAGTTGCTCATGCGCGTGGAATTCGAGGCGGCGCTGCAAATCTACAAGAAAGACGGAAGCTACTAG
- a CDS encoding helix-turn-helix domain-containing protein, whose translation MVQSTSLREPIYAEREQAAAVQAFGKALHTIKQARLVGPEGQEIPLPEPLYRVLEQVVPLLAADMAVSIVPVGHLLTTQEAADLLNVSRPYLIKLLQEGDISFERVGTHRRIRFEDLMEYKHKRDKKRRSALKKLTKMAQEASLYDEE comes from the coding sequence ATGGTTCAATCAACCTCACTCAGAGAACCAATTTACGCTGAAAGAGAGCAGGCGGCTGCTGTACAGGCGTTTGGCAAAGCGCTGCATACTATTAAACAGGCACGCCTGGTAGGTCCAGAGGGGCAAGAAATACCGCTTCCTGAGCCCCTTTACCGTGTTCTTGAGCAGGTTGTTCCATTACTTGCAGCCGACATGGCAGTGTCAATTGTTCCAGTTGGACATTTGCTTACTACGCAAGAAGCAGCGGATTTGCTCAATGTGTCGAGACCGTATCTCATCAAACTTCTACAAGAAGGAGACATCAGTTTCGAGCGAGTGGGAACGCATCGACGCATTCGATTCGAAGATCTCATGGAGTATAAACACAAGCGCGACAAGAAGCGTAGAAGCGCGTTAAAGAAACTCACGAAGATGGCACAGGAAGCTAGCCTTTACGATGAGGAGTAA
- a CDS encoding PIN domain-containing protein produces the protein MAVFPAVLDACVLFNRPVTDTLLRAVEYGLYRVHWSQLILDETTRNLIKRRKMNDAQAAHLQEEMAKAFPEAMVSVPDKLIEQMTNDEGDRHVTAAAVVAQAQVIVTFNIDHFKPKDLEPWNLEAQHPDVFLSHLFDLDSFLFLQIIEEQAEDLTDVSVPELLMKLEPHVPNFVLQVRSLASS, from the coding sequence TTGGCAGTTTTTCCAGCTGTTCTTGACGCGTGTGTTCTTTTCAATCGTCCCGTAACAGATACCCTTCTGCGGGCGGTCGAATACGGGCTCTACCGTGTGCATTGGTCACAGCTTATTCTTGACGAGACTACGCGAAACCTCATAAAACGAAGAAAAATGAATGACGCTCAAGCAGCACATTTACAAGAAGAGATGGCTAAAGCCTTTCCAGAAGCAATGGTGTCCGTACCGGACAAGCTAATCGAGCAGATGACCAATGATGAAGGCGATCGCCATGTCACTGCTGCCGCTGTAGTCGCTCAGGCGCAAGTGATCGTGACTTTCAACATAGACCACTTCAAACCGAAAGATCTTGAACCATGGAATCTCGAAGCGCAGCACCCAGACGTATTTCTATCGCATCTGTTCGACCTGGATTCTTTTCTCTTCCTTCAAATAATCGAAGAACAAGCTGAAGACTTGACTGACGTGAGCGTGCCAGAGCTTTTAATGAAGCTTGAACCACATGTACCAAATTTTGTTTTACAGGTTCGCTCGCTCGCATCGTCGTAG
- a CDS encoding PAS domain-containing sensor histidine kinase gives MQSSAQAHSRSREGAALNLLSNLNANQKGLLLILVPIVFELISLSVLAGTLLSAEKELTTLEHEQQVLLDLHNIARICTQAFFVVGRSDQSADTTEALRELEKVEELLNTITKNRALNRTISPELNEVMDEAQSMLRSILAIEQQAKRYLLGPHERITHIDGFRREVVSTVIQFSELSHKIVAIESTVEATNEQAVSTIRLKLSLLLLSIISLSVLLTIGLVSLFTRDLLGRLSLVSDSAIKLAIREKLPPSQGGKDEIAQLDRALHDAETILTDARMHEMAILDNAKDVLCSLDKNLKFVTVGDSAVKEWSFEQSSLIGKSLLTLVTAGTLEVTKNTLQRIGTGPAEGTLENAIVCGDRSIKYLRWSIRWLTAKQIYSCVVHDITELVEIEQLKNQFLRIVSHDLRTPLNSIGLSVDLLLSGRNGIPGTAVETQLLKIQPIRVRLKTLIDELLDLEKLKSGTFVTNTKCLRVHGFCSLGIEAVSSLAEAAQITIVRPMNDAFVMGDEGRLIQVVVNLLSNAIKFSPPGSRITVKIEKQADVVEVQISDQGCGVPPEDLSVVFQKYKQSRATANRTKVHSSGLGLAIVKSIIEAHGGTLGVFNNQDAGSTFWFNLPRYRNPEIEDEEL, from the coding sequence TTGCAATCTAGTGCGCAGGCACACAGCCGCAGCAGGGAAGGGGCAGCTCTGAATCTACTATCAAATCTCAATGCCAATCAGAAGGGACTGCTCTTGATACTGGTTCCTATCGTTTTTGAATTGATTTCCCTTTCGGTATTGGCAGGCACGCTCCTCTCCGCTGAAAAAGAGCTCACCACTCTGGAGCACGAGCAGCAAGTACTTCTCGATCTGCACAACATCGCCCGAATTTGCACACAAGCCTTTTTTGTGGTTGGTCGTAGCGACCAATCCGCAGACACCACCGAAGCTTTACGCGAGCTGGAGAAAGTCGAAGAACTCCTCAACACCATAACGAAAAATCGAGCCCTCAATCGAACTATCAGTCCTGAATTGAACGAAGTCATGGATGAAGCACAGTCGATGCTGCGAAGCATCTTAGCTATCGAGCAACAAGCAAAACGATATTTACTGGGTCCTCACGAGAGAATCACCCACATCGACGGCTTCCGCAGAGAAGTGGTGTCAACTGTAATTCAGTTCAGTGAACTATCGCACAAAATCGTCGCTATAGAATCAACTGTAGAAGCGACCAATGAGCAAGCGGTGTCAACCATCCGCCTCAAACTGAGTTTGTTGCTCTTATCAATCATTTCTTTGAGTGTACTCCTCACAATCGGACTGGTTTCGCTGTTTACGCGCGACTTACTTGGACGACTGTCATTGGTGAGCGATAGCGCAATCAAGCTAGCCATACGCGAGAAGTTGCCGCCATCTCAAGGCGGCAAAGACGAAATCGCCCAACTTGATCGAGCGCTCCATGATGCCGAGACAATTTTGACCGATGCTCGCATGCATGAAATGGCTATCCTAGACAACGCAAAGGACGTCTTATGCTCGTTAGACAAAAATCTGAAATTCGTCACGGTAGGTGATTCTGCAGTAAAAGAGTGGTCGTTCGAGCAATCGTCTTTAATCGGGAAATCTCTATTGACCCTGGTGACTGCCGGTACTCTAGAGGTCACTAAAAACACACTTCAGCGCATAGGAACTGGTCCAGCGGAAGGCACACTTGAAAATGCCATAGTCTGCGGAGACCGCTCGATAAAATACTTGCGCTGGTCGATACGTTGGCTAACGGCAAAGCAGATCTATTCTTGCGTCGTACATGACATTACAGAACTGGTAGAAATAGAACAATTGAAAAATCAGTTCCTCAGAATTGTCAGTCACGATCTGCGCACACCACTCAATTCTATCGGGCTGAGTGTTGACCTGCTTCTTTCAGGAAGGAACGGCATTCCAGGTACAGCCGTTGAAACGCAGCTACTCAAAATTCAACCGATCAGAGTTCGATTAAAGACTCTTATTGACGAACTTCTCGATTTAGAAAAATTGAAATCAGGAACCTTTGTTACTAATACAAAGTGCTTGCGAGTACATGGCTTTTGCTCACTGGGAATTGAGGCGGTGAGCTCATTAGCAGAAGCCGCTCAGATAACTATAGTAAGACCGATGAACGACGCTTTTGTTATGGGCGATGAGGGACGCCTGATTCAAGTCGTCGTCAATTTGCTATCCAATGCAATAAAGTTCTCCCCACCTGGATCGCGCATTACTGTAAAAATCGAAAAGCAAGCAGACGTCGTGGAAGTGCAGATTTCTGACCAGGGATGCGGTGTGCCTCCCGAAGATTTGAGCGTCGTTTTTCAAAAGTACAAGCAATCGAGAGCTACCGCGAACCGCACTAAAGTTCATAGCAGTGGACTGGGGCTAGCTATAGTGAAATCAATAATCGAAGCACACGGCGGAACTCTGGGAGTATTTAACAATCAGGATGCCGGAAGCACTTTCTGGTTCAATTTGCCTCGCTATCGCAATCCCGAAATCGAAGATGAGGAGCTCTAA
- a CDS encoding PAS domain S-box protein encodes MPEALSGSICLAIAIPKSKMRSSNMNLLQRGILVTTFPLICQILFVGWLSFLLWQVQTSLIRISHAHQITKETHELVANLTQENVMNLLSLEPQPIAATMDKFNKSIDHLASETKDDLALQEQLNKVRAASDNNFRVILLRARHGPQWHQLEIDRQLMKYSSIFYSASSALIDQVEMKYGAHPVDIDNLKMYIASAIAFAVPSSLIISFLLARSYARGIRNPLTHICANSQLMSNEQPLLEPLKSHDEIGRLDRLIHQVARSLEETLARERDLISNAAELICVIDVNGFFVSANPYAERLLGVKSEQIIGKHLVDVVAQHDRSTADDKIGKTHADQGSSVFDLQLVRADGELIDTTWSIFWSAMRQSFFCVVQDVTEQKKVDRMRQDFVDMISHDLRSPLCAINVSLEVAYEHAKRLGLDDTLSELKSSIKNTELLINFVNSLLDFQKLKSGKMEIQRVRCDIVQLISQASDLVLSSAEAKGINVEIPSNQCFVECDPQKIIQTVMNLLSNAIKFSNKNTSVCVSIEHLANFTKVLVSDNGPGIPEENRENIFDAFYQIGAANSKEGTGLGLAICKLIIETHGGTIGVTGNHPNGSIFWFTLPNSQ; translated from the coding sequence ATGCCGGAAGCACTTTCTGGTTCAATTTGCCTCGCTATCGCAATCCCGAAATCGAAGATGAGGAGCTCTAATATGAACCTGCTCCAGCGAGGCATACTGGTCACAACTTTTCCGCTTATTTGCCAGATCCTGTTTGTTGGCTGGCTGAGTTTTCTTTTGTGGCAAGTTCAAACATCACTAATCAGAATTTCGCACGCACATCAGATTACGAAAGAGACACACGAGTTAGTTGCGAATCTCACTCAAGAGAACGTTATGAATTTACTTTCTCTGGAGCCGCAGCCAATCGCAGCTACCATGGACAAATTCAATAAAAGCATCGACCATTTAGCATCCGAGACCAAAGACGACCTGGCACTGCAAGAACAATTGAACAAAGTACGGGCAGCATCCGATAACAATTTCCGCGTCATCTTGCTTCGCGCCAGGCATGGACCACAGTGGCATCAGCTCGAGATCGATCGCCAATTAATGAAATACAGCAGTATTTTTTACTCTGCCAGTTCAGCCCTGATCGATCAAGTGGAAATGAAATACGGGGCGCATCCGGTCGATATAGACAATTTAAAAATGTACATTGCCTCGGCTATCGCCTTTGCCGTTCCAAGCAGCCTGATTATCTCGTTTTTGCTAGCTCGAAGTTACGCGCGTGGAATTCGAAACCCATTAACACACATTTGTGCGAACAGCCAGTTGATGTCCAATGAGCAACCACTCCTGGAACCACTTAAGAGTCATGACGAAATTGGTCGTTTAGATCGCCTGATCCATCAAGTTGCACGATCGCTGGAAGAGACTCTCGCCAGAGAAAGAGATCTCATTAGCAATGCCGCAGAACTGATCTGTGTTATCGATGTTAATGGATTTTTCGTTAGCGCGAACCCTTACGCCGAGCGCCTTCTTGGCGTTAAATCTGAACAAATTATCGGCAAGCACTTAGTCGATGTGGTGGCTCAGCACGATAGAAGCACAGCAGACGACAAGATCGGAAAGACACACGCTGATCAGGGATCGTCTGTTTTTGACCTACAGCTTGTGAGAGCAGACGGTGAACTGATTGATACTACCTGGTCAATTTTCTGGTCAGCGATGAGGCAAAGTTTCTTTTGCGTGGTGCAAGACGTTACGGAGCAAAAAAAGGTTGACCGCATGCGTCAAGATTTTGTGGATATGATTAGCCATGACCTTCGCAGTCCGCTTTGCGCGATCAATGTTTCGCTAGAAGTTGCGTATGAGCACGCAAAGCGGCTTGGACTAGATGACACCTTATCAGAATTGAAGTCTTCTATAAAAAACACAGAGCTCTTGATAAATTTCGTTAATAGCCTTCTCGATTTCCAGAAGTTGAAGTCAGGCAAAATGGAAATTCAGCGAGTGAGATGCGACATAGTGCAGCTAATATCGCAAGCATCCGATTTGGTGCTCAGTTCTGCGGAAGCGAAAGGCATCAATGTCGAGATTCCATCCAATCAATGTTTCGTCGAATGCGATCCTCAAAAAATAATTCAAACAGTAATGAATTTACTCAGCAACGCCATCAAGTTTTCAAACAAGAACACCAGTGTGTGCGTCTCAATCGAACATCTTGCGAATTTTACAAAGGTGCTGGTCAGCGACAATGGTCCCGGGATTCCGGAGGAAAACCGCGAAAACATTTTTGATGCCTTCTATCAAATCGGCGCAGCCAACTCAAAAGAAGGCACTGGGCTCGGTCTGGCGATATGTAAGCTAATCATTGAAACGCACGGCGGAACAATCGGCGTCACAGGCAACCATCCTAACGGCAGCATCTTTTGGTTCACGCTGCCCAACTCGCAATAA
- a CDS encoding response regulator transcription factor → MAKLLLVEDDGELAEKLKIWFSDEGYLFESVNTGEDALQMLSNFQFDVVLLDRTLPGISGTEVCKRFRATGGRTPIIFLTGRGEITDKLEGLDIGADDYLVKPFDVRELSSRIRSVMRRTAGLLHNELRCGNLVLHAPSHTMFVDNVPYRLMPTESALLEHFLRHPNRFFGSKDILDAVWPSDKSASSQTVRSWMRNLRQKLESAGKSDLIRTVQGSGYLLDNQE, encoded by the coding sequence GTGGCAAAATTATTGCTGGTCGAAGACGATGGCGAATTAGCAGAGAAACTCAAAATTTGGTTTTCTGACGAAGGTTATCTTTTCGAATCGGTCAACACGGGCGAAGACGCTCTGCAGATGTTGAGTAATTTTCAGTTCGATGTCGTGCTGTTAGATCGTACTTTGCCAGGGATTTCTGGAACCGAGGTCTGCAAGCGATTCCGTGCAACCGGCGGGAGAACGCCCATTATTTTTCTGACTGGGCGCGGCGAAATAACAGATAAATTAGAAGGATTGGATATTGGCGCTGATGACTATCTCGTTAAACCGTTTGACGTGAGAGAACTTTCAAGCCGCATTCGCAGCGTAATGCGCAGAACAGCTGGTCTGCTCCATAATGAGCTGAGATGCGGGAATTTGGTTCTGCACGCGCCTTCGCATACTATGTTCGTGGATAACGTTCCCTATCGCTTGATGCCAACTGAATCTGCACTGCTTGAGCATTTTTTGAGACATCCGAATCGTTTTTTCGGATCGAAAGACATACTAGATGCGGTATGGCCATCAGATAAAAGTGCCTCCAGCCAGACGGTAAGAAGTTGGATGCGAAACCTTCGACAGAAGCTGGAGAGTGCCGGTAAGTCTGATCTGATTCGCACCGTGCAAGGGTCCGGCTATCTACTCGATAATCAGGAGTAG
- a CDS encoding sel1 repeat family protein, with translation MECGFQNFAPEQKIAFNIATSELWLRALENDAEAQNSFAVALLAGTDIDRNSSAAYYWFKTACNHGCLSALSNLAYMYVQGIHVERNYTIARFLLEEAVSRGCPSAENNLGLMMGFGLTEEADLTLARVSFAIAAAKGLEAARKNLAMVA, from the coding sequence ATGGAATGCGGTTTTCAAAATTTTGCTCCAGAACAGAAAATAGCCTTCAACATTGCAACAAGCGAATTGTGGCTGCGAGCTCTGGAAAATGATGCTGAGGCACAAAATTCCTTTGCCGTCGCGCTTCTGGCTGGCACAGATATTGATCGGAACAGTTCCGCGGCCTATTACTGGTTCAAGACTGCGTGCAACCATGGCTGCCTCTCCGCACTTTCAAACCTGGCTTACATGTATGTGCAGGGGATCCACGTGGAAAGAAATTACACTATCGCCAGATTCCTCCTCGAAGAGGCTGTATCAAGAGGATGCCCGAGTGCAGAAAATAATCTAGGTCTGATGATGGGTTTTGGTCTCACGGAAGAAGCAGATCTCACCCTTGCCAGAGTAAGTTTTGCCATCGCAGCTGCCAAGGGACTGGAGGCTGCGCGAAAGAATTTAGCCATGGTGGCCTAG
- a CDS encoding LysM domain-containing protein, whose translation MASDKPDSIERAPAPTNAVWTSDLMDGGRIQRRINRALSESLGLPKVAIDFADNQDHTVALNNNAVQQDSRSPDERVRDPKKADERGLGLEHAHEQDTRPPDERVRPAQKADASWDPYESLQAGNGDLSDLLNQVSNYRGAEIHLKVEPGTYTAKPGETLERIAEKHLGPTATKEQIAQHAGEIARYNQISPTREAGFGLHVLRPNEQVRLPGHDKDGSTIFTDSQGTRFTYSTDGKTKAEFKDGTTYVRTPDASGGYTDVHNGPRPEDRFEVTINKDGSVEKTTRAEAPTQDKNAEREKLDHLADTKIGLLKERAQFKEDMIAFEQRAREQHLSDEEVAKTYHEISRVLEAKGTQPMDDRKRVRVALGIMAVAAEPTSNDQGMHNTCNVTAIENRLFTREPSSAAKLVADVATTGKYTAPDGTTVKLDRSSFSTFGEEANNAARGTNERNYASQLFNVTAVNLLLVKHNEATIPPGDLRYSQERSTGHKDSGERLRDYSTNPPTKIAEDPNEAAMFNGMLTINTTLTGRFEPQAFMSHKDSITAQDDKIASYATKEEFEAKLAAAKADGTFPIVLGVHASNRPFFDPNSKRPLHVDQALADGHIVLVTGYDPVKHTVTYDNQWGNSEDHSDDKPVSIDDMFKATKRVSATEWLDRIEQRHSQMTENQYANNIEKLVKNYEMLWNAQKGGDVPGAVDEQDQLAAIAKVNAMLKKISPARADLVRKHLKDFLEHNEDPPAVNNTIAPPVAN comes from the coding sequence ATGGCATCGGACAAACCTGATTCTATTGAACGGGCACCTGCCCCGACAAACGCTGTCTGGACTTCCGATCTAATGGACGGCGGACGTATACAGCGGCGCATAAACAGGGCCCTGAGCGAGTCGCTGGGATTGCCGAAGGTAGCCATCGACTTTGCCGACAATCAAGACCATACAGTTGCTCTAAACAACAACGCGGTTCAGCAAGACTCACGCTCGCCCGACGAACGAGTGCGCGACCCGAAAAAAGCCGATGAGCGCGGGCTCGGTCTCGAACACGCACATGAGCAGGATACACGCCCGCCTGACGAGCGCGTGCGTCCTGCTCAAAAAGCAGATGCCAGCTGGGATCCATATGAATCGCTGCAAGCAGGCAACGGCGATTTATCCGATCTTTTAAATCAAGTAAGCAACTATCGCGGCGCCGAAATTCACTTAAAAGTAGAACCCGGCACATACACTGCTAAGCCGGGTGAAACGCTCGAACGCATCGCTGAAAAGCACCTCGGTCCTACCGCAACGAAGGAACAAATAGCACAGCATGCCGGGGAGATAGCTCGCTACAATCAAATTTCGCCAACAAGAGAAGCCGGATTCGGTCTGCATGTTCTGCGGCCGAACGAACAAGTTAGATTGCCTGGACACGACAAAGACGGAAGCACGATCTTCACAGACTCGCAGGGCACACGCTTCACCTACAGCACCGACGGCAAAACAAAAGCTGAATTCAAAGACGGCACCACTTACGTCCGTACTCCTGACGCATCAGGCGGATACACCGACGTTCACAACGGACCCAGACCGGAAGATCGTTTCGAAGTCACAATCAACAAGGATGGCAGTGTCGAGAAAACAACTCGTGCAGAGGCACCAACACAGGACAAAAATGCCGAAAGAGAAAAGCTCGATCATCTTGCTGACACTAAAATAGGACTACTCAAAGAACGCGCTCAATTCAAAGAAGACATGATAGCTTTCGAGCAACGCGCCAGAGAGCAGCACCTGAGCGACGAAGAAGTGGCGAAAACTTATCACGAAATCTCTCGGGTGCTTGAAGCAAAAGGCACGCAACCGATGGACGATCGCAAAAGAGTGCGCGTCGCTCTTGGCATAATGGCGGTGGCAGCCGAGCCGACTTCTAACGATCAAGGGATGCACAATACCTGCAATGTCACGGCAATAGAAAACAGATTATTCACGCGCGAACCATCCAGCGCTGCGAAATTAGTCGCAGATGTCGCCACCACCGGCAAATACACTGCGCCTGACGGAACCACAGTGAAATTAGACAGGTCCAGCTTCTCCACATTCGGCGAAGAAGCCAACAACGCGGCCCGCGGCACAAACGAACGAAATTACGCCAGCCAACTCTTCAACGTCACGGCAGTGAATTTGCTTCTGGTGAAACACAACGAAGCCACCATTCCTCCAGGCGATCTTCGATACAGCCAGGAACGGTCGACAGGTCACAAAGACAGCGGAGAACGCCTTCGCGACTACTCTACTAATCCGCCCACCAAGATCGCTGAAGATCCTAATGAAGCTGCCATGTTTAACGGCATGCTCACTATCAATACGACGCTTACTGGTCGTTTCGAACCGCAAGCTTTCATGAGCCACAAAGATTCAATAACGGCGCAGGACGACAAGATCGCTTCATATGCAACCAAAGAAGAATTTGAAGCGAAACTAGCGGCAGCCAAAGCCGACGGTACCTTTCCAATCGTGCTGGGCGTGCACGCAAGCAATCGTCCATTCTTCGACCCGAATTCGAAACGTCCGTTACATGTGGACCAGGCACTCGCGGACGGTCACATTGTTTTGGTGACGGGTTACGACCCAGTCAAGCACACTGTCACCTACGATAATCAGTGGGGTAACAGCGAAGATCACAGTGATGACAAGCCGGTTTCGATTGATGACATGTTCAAGGCGACAAAGCGTGTGTCAGCGACTGAGTGGCTCGATCGCATTGAGCAGAGACACTCGCAGATGACGGAAAACCAATATGCAAATAACATCGAGAAACTCGTGAAAAATTACGAGATGCTTTGGAACGCTCAGAAAGGTGGCGATGTGCCTGGAGCAGTAGATGAGCAGGATCAGCTAGCAGCGATCGCTAAAGTCAACGCAATGCTGAAAAAGATCAGCCCGGCACGAGCCGATCTGGTGCGGAAACACTTGAAGGATTTTCTGGAGCATAATGAAGACCCTCCAGCTGTGAATAATACAATCGCCCCGCCAGTAGCAAACTGA
- a CDS encoding glycosyl transferase: MSKYYFFSGPQSGNVNPTLAIAQGLVERGNQVVYYLTEEYRDVIESTGATFRSYNSVLKSSIGKPQSDTQSNRDLQVSAPWINSNLVKECSIVVPNVLQDLNTEAKPDAIIYGQMALWGRMLAQILQIPAVLLRPTFASNEHFNLLETLHKMFYTAEQRQERTLTFAKANKEMHELCEHYAIEPFPVTDAMDYGEPLTLVTQPRSFQYEGTTFDKRFHFVGPCILPRPDFSHFPLEQIESKPTLYISLGTAFNGNSEFYNMCFKAFSDTKWQVVQSIGNRLKLEQLDPVPNNFIVSPYVPQLDVLKRSDIFVTHGGMNSVMEGLSNGVPLVVVPQSGEQMLSAQRVEQLGIGLALHPRDVTVSSLRKAVEQISSQSSYRERASSLQEDIQRAGGYQTAVDAITTYTKNRKLPGYSIL, translated from the coding sequence ATGTCAAAATACTATTTTTTTAGTGGACCACAATCTGGAAACGTTAACCCAACTCTTGCTATTGCGCAGGGTCTCGTAGAGCGCGGCAACCAGGTTGTGTATTACTTGACGGAGGAATATAGAGACGTCATTGAAAGCACTGGTGCAACCTTTCGTAGCTACAATTCGGTCTTGAAAAGCTCCATCGGTAAACCTCAGTCCGATACGCAGAGTAATCGAGACCTGCAAGTGAGCGCTCCCTGGATTAATAGCAACTTGGTTAAGGAGTGCTCAATCGTTGTGCCAAACGTGCTCCAAGATTTGAACACCGAAGCAAAGCCAGATGCCATCATTTACGGACAAATGGCACTTTGGGGACGAATGCTCGCACAGATTCTGCAGATACCAGCCGTGTTGCTTCGGCCAACATTCGCGTCGAACGAGCACTTCAATCTTCTTGAAACGTTGCACAAAATGTTTTACACCGCTGAACAAAGACAGGAACGTACTTTAACGTTTGCGAAAGCAAATAAGGAGATGCATGAACTTTGCGAACACTATGCTATTGAGCCATTTCCGGTTACTGACGCGATGGATTACGGCGAACCCTTAACGCTAGTGACACAGCCACGCTCGTTTCAATATGAGGGCACCACCTTCGACAAACGCTTTCACTTTGTTGGACCGTGCATCCTACCGCGTCCTGATTTCAGTCATTTCCCACTTGAGCAAATTGAGTCGAAGCCAACTCTGTACATCTCTTTGGGCACCGCATTCAATGGCAATTCGGAATTCTACAATATGTGCTTTAAGGCCTTTTCTGATACCAAATGGCAGGTCGTGCAATCCATCGGCAATCGGTTGAAATTAGAGCAGCTTGACCCCGTGCCAAACAACTTCATTGTCTCCCCATACGTGCCGCAGCTTGATGTATTAAAACGATCAGACATATTTGTGACGCACGGTGGAATGAACAGTGTGATGGAGGGACTAAGCAATGGGGTGCCGCTTGTCGTTGTCCCACAATCGGGCGAGCAGATGTTGAGCGCGCAACGCGTTGAGCAACTGGGTATCGGTCTTGCCCTGCACCCTCGCGACGTCACAGTATCCAGCCTGCGGAAGGCAGTCGAACAAATCTCCAGTCAGTCCTCTTATCGTGAACGCGCAAGTTCACTTCAGGAGGATATACAACGCGCTGGCGGCTACCAAACAGCAGTGGATGCTATTACCACTTACACAAAAAATCGCAAATTGCCCGGGTACTCAATCCTTTGA